A genomic segment from Melanotaenia boesemani isolate fMelBoe1 chromosome 9, fMelBoe1.pri, whole genome shotgun sequence encodes:
- the LOC121645685 gene encoding protein EVI2B produces the protein MKTHFLCLAFVWLLSLKESSAVTSGLDHNLTTVTAGGVTSTRFSQDQQTMQQMSNLDRQSETSGLNITPSTIVDVKTSMGMTQASTHARSLMNTQTAGTPIGNRSHDSNDSLGTTTVKSETISTPTMFPTHEASNPTTPPTVPPMVSNPSQTQSTGKISTSRVSRDETTSRSSPPTQSIPTSTVTASIKPKDQATSTHPVTGGDAARPSTTITHITKPIKDHSDNTSNHSKIVAGLIGGALSLMMVGFLVIYIKKRQFQKQQTTTDWAGPSPFLSGEDNSQVTLRSSNRISLSSFLPQRLSKRLSLLPEMDKELQDMTPSKTFEGKHQENTFGQAVDGKDAQAKNGSPAVTQENGISETNNVQQTNNSEAANLSQGEPEQPSNPSGGEENAQAKSE, from the coding sequence ATGAAGACACATTTCTTGTGCCTTGCTTTCGTATGGCTGCTGTCACTGAAAGAAAGCAGCGCAGTGACATCTGGTCTGGATCACAACCTCACCACTGTGACAGCAGGTGGGGTGACCTCAACAAGGTTTTCTCAGGACCAGCAGACAATGCAGCAGATGTCCAACTTGGATCGGCAATCAGAGACCTCGGGTTTGAATATCACACCGTCAACCATCGTTGATGTAAAAACAAGCATGGGCATGACTCAAGCATCGACTCACGCAAGATCTCTAATGAATACTCAAACAGCAGGGACTCCAATCGGTAACAGATCTCATGATTCAAACGACTCTTTGGGAACAACAACAGTCAAATCTGAAACCATATCAACACCAACCATGTTTCCAACCCATGAAGCCAGCAACCCAACCACACCTCCAACAGTACCACCAATGGTAAGCAACCCAAGCCAAACCCAAAGCACTGGAAAGATATCAACCTCTCGAGTCAGCCGAGATGAAACGACTTCCAGGTCTTCACCTCCAACACAGTCAATCCCAACCTCTACTGTCACTGCTTCTATCAAGCCTAAAGACCAGGCTACAAGTACACATCCGGTTACAGGTGGTGATGCTGCACGGCCCTCAACTACAATCACACACATCACCAAACCAATAAAAGACCATTCAGACAATACAAGCAACCACAGCAAAATAGTGGCAGGGCTAATAGGTGGAGCCCTGTCACTGATGATGGTGGGATTCCTGGTCATCTACATCAAGAAGAGACAGTTTCAGAAACAGCAGACAACTACCGACTGGGCCGGTCCTTCTCCGTTTTTATCGGGCGAAGATAACAGTCAGGTTACGCTCAGGTCATCTAACCGAATTTCTCTGTCCAGCTTCCTGCCTCAGAGACTGTCTAAAAGATTGTCATTGCTTCCGGAAATGGATAAGGAGTTACAAGACATGACTCCAAGTAAAACATTTGAAGGTAAACATCAAGAGAACACGTTTGGTCAAGCAGTGGATGGAAAAGATGCACAAGCCAAGAATGGGTCTCCTGCAGTGACTCAGGAAAATGGCATCTCAGAAACCAACAATGTCCAGCAAACAAATAACTCAGAGGCAGCAAACCTCAGTCAAGGTGAACCTGAGCAGCCCTCAAACCCCTCTGGAGGTGAGGAAAATGCTCAGGCAAAAAGTGAATGA